In Trifolium pratense cultivar HEN17-A07 linkage group LG7, ARS_RC_1.1, whole genome shotgun sequence, a genomic segment contains:
- the LOC123896958 gene encoding uncharacterized WD repeat-containing protein C2A9.03-like isoform X1: protein MEQFNNDDLEVVTDDYFEFSDFEDDETFSDNVPSRISVSDSHHSDFEDDFETSNMKTDTSALEARKGKDIQGIPWERLNYSRDEYRETRLKQYKNYESLTRSRQHLHKECLEVQKGNSFYDFQFNTRLVKSTIVHFQLRNLLWATSKHDVYLMQNYSVMHWSSLLRRGKEVLNVAKPIIPTLQKHSGLVHPVSRVQISTMTVKENLMVAGGFHGELICKNLNQSGVAFCSKISTDDNAITNAVDVFRNPSGSLRVIAANNDSQVRVLDAENFASLGCFKYDWSVNNASVSPDGKLLAVLGDSTEGLIADANTGKVTGNLKGHLDYSFASAWHPNGQILATGNQDTTCRLWDIRNLSQSIAVLKGRMGAIRALRFTSDGRFLAMAEPADFVHIFDSQSGYTQSQEIDIFGEIAGVSFSPDTEALFVGVADQTYGSLLEFTRKHYYQYLDCMI from the exons ATGGAGCAATTCAACAACGACGATCTCGAGGTCGTTACCGACGACTACTTCGAATTCTCTGATTTCGAAGACGACGAAACCTTCTCTGACAATGTTCCTTCCCGTATTTCCGTTTCCGATTCTCACCACTCCGATTTTGAAGACGATTTTGAAACG AGTAATATGAAGACTGATACATCTGCTTTGGAAGCACGAAAAGGGAAAGATATTCAAGGAATTCCATGGGAGAGGCTTAATTATAGTAGAGATGAATACCGTGAAACTCGTTTGAAACAGTATAAGAATTACGAGAGCCTCACGCGCTCTCGTCAACACCTTCATAAG GAATGTTTGGAAGTGCAGAAAGGGAATTCCTTCTATGATTTTCAGTTCAATACCAGGCTTGTCAAATCAACAATTGTGCATTTTCAG CTGAGGAATCTGTTGTGGGCAACATCAAAGCATGATGTATACCTAATGCAAAACTACTCCGTGATGCATTGGTCCTCATTACTAAGAAGGGGTAAAGAAGTGCTAAATGTGGCCAAACCAATTATTCCAACCCTT CAGAAGCATTCTGGATTAGTTCACCCTGTATCACGAGTGCAAATTAGTACCATGACAGTTAAGGAAAACCTGATGGTGGCAGGTGGTTTTCATGGCGAGCTTATTTGCAAG AATTTGAATCAATCCGGAGTCGCATTCTGCAGTAAAATAAGTACAGATGATAATGCTATAACCAATGCAGTGGATGTTTTCCGCAATCCCAG TGGGTCGTTGAGGGTCATCGCAGCAAATAATGATTCCCAAGTTCGGGTTTTGGATGCAGAGAATTTTGCTTCTCTTGGTTGTTTTAAGTATGATTGGTCTGTTAAT AATGCTTCTGTTAGTCCGGATGGAAAGTTGTTGGCTGTTCTCGGGGACAGTACTGAGGGCTTGATAGCTGATGCTAATACTGGGAAG GTCACTGGAAACCTAAAAGGGCACTTGGACTATTCTTTCGCATCTGCATGGCACCCAAATGGACAAATATTGGCTACTGGAAATCAGGACACAACATGCAGATTGTGGGACATAAGAAACCTTTCACAGTCCATAGCAGTACTAAAGGGAAGAATGGGTGCAATAAGGGCCTTAAGGTTCACATCCGACGGACGGTTTTTGGCCATGGCTGAGCCAGCAGACTTTGTCCATATTTTTGATTCACAATCTGGTTATACACAAAGTCAAGAGATAGATATATTTGGCGAAATTGCTGGTGTATCTTTTAGCCCTGACACAGAGGCTCTGTTTGTTGGTGTTGCTGATCAAACATACGGTAGCTTGTTAGAGTTCACCAGAAAACATTATTATCAGTATCTAGACTGTATGATTTAA
- the LOC123896958 gene encoding uncharacterized WD repeat-containing protein C2A9.03-like isoform X2, giving the protein MEQFNNDDLEVVTDDYFEFSDFEDDETFSDNVPSRISVSDSHHSDFEDDFETSNMKTDTSALEARKGKDIQGIPWERLNYSRDEYRETRLKQYKNYESLTRSRQHLHKECLEVQKGNSFYDFQFNTRLVKSTIVHFQLRNLLWATSKHDVYLMQNYSVMHWSSLLRRGKEVLNVAKPIIPTLKHSGLVHPVSRVQISTMTVKENLMVAGGFHGELICKNLNQSGVAFCSKISTDDNAITNAVDVFRNPSGSLRVIAANNDSQVRVLDAENFASLGCFKYDWSVNNASVSPDGKLLAVLGDSTEGLIADANTGKVTGNLKGHLDYSFASAWHPNGQILATGNQDTTCRLWDIRNLSQSIAVLKGRMGAIRALRFTSDGRFLAMAEPADFVHIFDSQSGYTQSQEIDIFGEIAGVSFSPDTEALFVGVADQTYGSLLEFTRKHYYQYLDCMI; this is encoded by the exons ATGGAGCAATTCAACAACGACGATCTCGAGGTCGTTACCGACGACTACTTCGAATTCTCTGATTTCGAAGACGACGAAACCTTCTCTGACAATGTTCCTTCCCGTATTTCCGTTTCCGATTCTCACCACTCCGATTTTGAAGACGATTTTGAAACG AGTAATATGAAGACTGATACATCTGCTTTGGAAGCACGAAAAGGGAAAGATATTCAAGGAATTCCATGGGAGAGGCTTAATTATAGTAGAGATGAATACCGTGAAACTCGTTTGAAACAGTATAAGAATTACGAGAGCCTCACGCGCTCTCGTCAACACCTTCATAAG GAATGTTTGGAAGTGCAGAAAGGGAATTCCTTCTATGATTTTCAGTTCAATACCAGGCTTGTCAAATCAACAATTGTGCATTTTCAG CTGAGGAATCTGTTGTGGGCAACATCAAAGCATGATGTATACCTAATGCAAAACTACTCCGTGATGCATTGGTCCTCATTACTAAGAAGGGGTAAAGAAGTGCTAAATGTGGCCAAACCAATTATTCCAACCCTT AAGCATTCTGGATTAGTTCACCCTGTATCACGAGTGCAAATTAGTACCATGACAGTTAAGGAAAACCTGATGGTGGCAGGTGGTTTTCATGGCGAGCTTATTTGCAAG AATTTGAATCAATCCGGAGTCGCATTCTGCAGTAAAATAAGTACAGATGATAATGCTATAACCAATGCAGTGGATGTTTTCCGCAATCCCAG TGGGTCGTTGAGGGTCATCGCAGCAAATAATGATTCCCAAGTTCGGGTTTTGGATGCAGAGAATTTTGCTTCTCTTGGTTGTTTTAAGTATGATTGGTCTGTTAAT AATGCTTCTGTTAGTCCGGATGGAAAGTTGTTGGCTGTTCTCGGGGACAGTACTGAGGGCTTGATAGCTGATGCTAATACTGGGAAG GTCACTGGAAACCTAAAAGGGCACTTGGACTATTCTTTCGCATCTGCATGGCACCCAAATGGACAAATATTGGCTACTGGAAATCAGGACACAACATGCAGATTGTGGGACATAAGAAACCTTTCACAGTCCATAGCAGTACTAAAGGGAAGAATGGGTGCAATAAGGGCCTTAAGGTTCACATCCGACGGACGGTTTTTGGCCATGGCTGAGCCAGCAGACTTTGTCCATATTTTTGATTCACAATCTGGTTATACACAAAGTCAAGAGATAGATATATTTGGCGAAATTGCTGGTGTATCTTTTAGCCCTGACACAGAGGCTCTGTTTGTTGGTGTTGCTGATCAAACATACGGTAGCTTGTTAGAGTTCACCAGAAAACATTATTATCAGTATCTAGACTGTATGATTTAA
- the LOC123896958 gene encoding uncharacterized WD repeat-containing protein C2A9.03-like isoform X3 has protein sequence MIFSSIPGLSNQQLCIFSRWKVSSLGGRNFMLRNLLWATSKHDVYLMQNYSVMHWSSLLRRGKEVLNVAKPIIPTLQKHSGLVHPVSRVQISTMTVKENLMVAGGFHGELICKNLNQSGVAFCSKISTDDNAITNAVDVFRNPSGSLRVIAANNDSQVRVLDAENFASLGCFKYDWSVNNASVSPDGKLLAVLGDSTEGLIADANTGKVTGNLKGHLDYSFASAWHPNGQILATGNQDTTCRLWDIRNLSQSIAVLKGRMGAIRALRFTSDGRFLAMAEPADFVHIFDSQSGYTQSQEIDIFGEIAGVSFSPDTEALFVGVADQTYGSLLEFTRKHYYQYLDCMI, from the exons ATGATTTTCAGTTCAATACCAGGCTTGTCAAATCAACAATTGTGCATTTTCAG CAGGTGGAAAGTGAGCAGCTTGGGAGGACGTAATTTTATG CTGAGGAATCTGTTGTGGGCAACATCAAAGCATGATGTATACCTAATGCAAAACTACTCCGTGATGCATTGGTCCTCATTACTAAGAAGGGGTAAAGAAGTGCTAAATGTGGCCAAACCAATTATTCCAACCCTT CAGAAGCATTCTGGATTAGTTCACCCTGTATCACGAGTGCAAATTAGTACCATGACAGTTAAGGAAAACCTGATGGTGGCAGGTGGTTTTCATGGCGAGCTTATTTGCAAG AATTTGAATCAATCCGGAGTCGCATTCTGCAGTAAAATAAGTACAGATGATAATGCTATAACCAATGCAGTGGATGTTTTCCGCAATCCCAG TGGGTCGTTGAGGGTCATCGCAGCAAATAATGATTCCCAAGTTCGGGTTTTGGATGCAGAGAATTTTGCTTCTCTTGGTTGTTTTAAGTATGATTGGTCTGTTAAT AATGCTTCTGTTAGTCCGGATGGAAAGTTGTTGGCTGTTCTCGGGGACAGTACTGAGGGCTTGATAGCTGATGCTAATACTGGGAAG GTCACTGGAAACCTAAAAGGGCACTTGGACTATTCTTTCGCATCTGCATGGCACCCAAATGGACAAATATTGGCTACTGGAAATCAGGACACAACATGCAGATTGTGGGACATAAGAAACCTTTCACAGTCCATAGCAGTACTAAAGGGAAGAATGGGTGCAATAAGGGCCTTAAGGTTCACATCCGACGGACGGTTTTTGGCCATGGCTGAGCCAGCAGACTTTGTCCATATTTTTGATTCACAATCTGGTTATACACAAAGTCAAGAGATAGATATATTTGGCGAAATTGCTGGTGTATCTTTTAGCCCTGACACAGAGGCTCTGTTTGTTGGTGTTGCTGATCAAACATACGGTAGCTTGTTAGAGTTCACCAGAAAACATTATTATCAGTATCTAGACTGTATGATTTAA
- the LOC123896958 gene encoding uncharacterized WD repeat-containing protein C2A9.03-like isoform X4 — MIFSSIPGLSNQQLCIFRWKVSSLGGRNFMLRNLLWATSKHDVYLMQNYSVMHWSSLLRRGKEVLNVAKPIIPTLQKHSGLVHPVSRVQISTMTVKENLMVAGGFHGELICKNLNQSGVAFCSKISTDDNAITNAVDVFRNPSGSLRVIAANNDSQVRVLDAENFASLGCFKYDWSVNNASVSPDGKLLAVLGDSTEGLIADANTGKVTGNLKGHLDYSFASAWHPNGQILATGNQDTTCRLWDIRNLSQSIAVLKGRMGAIRALRFTSDGRFLAMAEPADFVHIFDSQSGYTQSQEIDIFGEIAGVSFSPDTEALFVGVADQTYGSLLEFTRKHYYQYLDCMI; from the exons ATGATTTTCAGTTCAATACCAGGCTTGTCAAATCAACAATTGTGCATTTTCAG GTGGAAAGTGAGCAGCTTGGGAGGACGTAATTTTATG CTGAGGAATCTGTTGTGGGCAACATCAAAGCATGATGTATACCTAATGCAAAACTACTCCGTGATGCATTGGTCCTCATTACTAAGAAGGGGTAAAGAAGTGCTAAATGTGGCCAAACCAATTATTCCAACCCTT CAGAAGCATTCTGGATTAGTTCACCCTGTATCACGAGTGCAAATTAGTACCATGACAGTTAAGGAAAACCTGATGGTGGCAGGTGGTTTTCATGGCGAGCTTATTTGCAAG AATTTGAATCAATCCGGAGTCGCATTCTGCAGTAAAATAAGTACAGATGATAATGCTATAACCAATGCAGTGGATGTTTTCCGCAATCCCAG TGGGTCGTTGAGGGTCATCGCAGCAAATAATGATTCCCAAGTTCGGGTTTTGGATGCAGAGAATTTTGCTTCTCTTGGTTGTTTTAAGTATGATTGGTCTGTTAAT AATGCTTCTGTTAGTCCGGATGGAAAGTTGTTGGCTGTTCTCGGGGACAGTACTGAGGGCTTGATAGCTGATGCTAATACTGGGAAG GTCACTGGAAACCTAAAAGGGCACTTGGACTATTCTTTCGCATCTGCATGGCACCCAAATGGACAAATATTGGCTACTGGAAATCAGGACACAACATGCAGATTGTGGGACATAAGAAACCTTTCACAGTCCATAGCAGTACTAAAGGGAAGAATGGGTGCAATAAGGGCCTTAAGGTTCACATCCGACGGACGGTTTTTGGCCATGGCTGAGCCAGCAGACTTTGTCCATATTTTTGATTCACAATCTGGTTATACACAAAGTCAAGAGATAGATATATTTGGCGAAATTGCTGGTGTATCTTTTAGCCCTGACACAGAGGCTCTGTTTGTTGGTGTTGCTGATCAAACATACGGTAGCTTGTTAGAGTTCACCAGAAAACATTATTATCAGTATCTAGACTGTATGATTTAA
- the LOC123896958 gene encoding uncharacterized WD repeat-containing protein C2A9.03-like isoform X6 has translation MLRNLLWATSKHDVYLMQNYSVMHWSSLLRRGKEVLNVAKPIIPTLQKHSGLVHPVSRVQISTMTVKENLMVAGGFHGELICKNLNQSGVAFCSKISTDDNAITNAVDVFRNPSGSLRVIAANNDSQVRVLDAENFASLGCFKYDWSVNNASVSPDGKLLAVLGDSTEGLIADANTGKVTGNLKGHLDYSFASAWHPNGQILATGNQDTTCRLWDIRNLSQSIAVLKGRMGAIRALRFTSDGRFLAMAEPADFVHIFDSQSGYTQSQEIDIFGEIAGVSFSPDTEALFVGVADQTYGSLLEFTRKHYYQYLDCMI, from the exons ATG CTGAGGAATCTGTTGTGGGCAACATCAAAGCATGATGTATACCTAATGCAAAACTACTCCGTGATGCATTGGTCCTCATTACTAAGAAGGGGTAAAGAAGTGCTAAATGTGGCCAAACCAATTATTCCAACCCTT CAGAAGCATTCTGGATTAGTTCACCCTGTATCACGAGTGCAAATTAGTACCATGACAGTTAAGGAAAACCTGATGGTGGCAGGTGGTTTTCATGGCGAGCTTATTTGCAAG AATTTGAATCAATCCGGAGTCGCATTCTGCAGTAAAATAAGTACAGATGATAATGCTATAACCAATGCAGTGGATGTTTTCCGCAATCCCAG TGGGTCGTTGAGGGTCATCGCAGCAAATAATGATTCCCAAGTTCGGGTTTTGGATGCAGAGAATTTTGCTTCTCTTGGTTGTTTTAAGTATGATTGGTCTGTTAAT AATGCTTCTGTTAGTCCGGATGGAAAGTTGTTGGCTGTTCTCGGGGACAGTACTGAGGGCTTGATAGCTGATGCTAATACTGGGAAG GTCACTGGAAACCTAAAAGGGCACTTGGACTATTCTTTCGCATCTGCATGGCACCCAAATGGACAAATATTGGCTACTGGAAATCAGGACACAACATGCAGATTGTGGGACATAAGAAACCTTTCACAGTCCATAGCAGTACTAAAGGGAAGAATGGGTGCAATAAGGGCCTTAAGGTTCACATCCGACGGACGGTTTTTGGCCATGGCTGAGCCAGCAGACTTTGTCCATATTTTTGATTCACAATCTGGTTATACACAAAGTCAAGAGATAGATATATTTGGCGAAATTGCTGGTGTATCTTTTAGCCCTGACACAGAGGCTCTGTTTGTTGGTGTTGCTGATCAAACATACGGTAGCTTGTTAGAGTTCACCAGAAAACATTATTATCAGTATCTAGACTGTATGATTTAA
- the LOC123896958 gene encoding uncharacterized WD repeat-containing protein C2A9.03-like isoform X5, whose amino-acid sequence MLPSRVLILMCYQCVLFLKLRNLLWATSKHDVYLMQNYSVMHWSSLLRRGKEVLNVAKPIIPTLQKHSGLVHPVSRVQISTMTVKENLMVAGGFHGELICKNLNQSGVAFCSKISTDDNAITNAVDVFRNPSGSLRVIAANNDSQVRVLDAENFASLGCFKYDWSVNNASVSPDGKLLAVLGDSTEGLIADANTGKVTGNLKGHLDYSFASAWHPNGQILATGNQDTTCRLWDIRNLSQSIAVLKGRMGAIRALRFTSDGRFLAMAEPADFVHIFDSQSGYTQSQEIDIFGEIAGVSFSPDTEALFVGVADQTYGSLLEFTRKHYYQYLDCMI is encoded by the exons ATGTTGCCTAGTCGGGTGTTGATATTGATGTGTTATCAATGTGTCTTGTTTTTGAAGCTGAGGAATCTGTTGTGGGCAACATCAAAGCATGATGTATACCTAATGCAAAACTACTCCGTGATGCATTGGTCCTCATTACTAAGAAGGGGTAAAGAAGTGCTAAATGTGGCCAAACCAATTATTCCAACCCTT CAGAAGCATTCTGGATTAGTTCACCCTGTATCACGAGTGCAAATTAGTACCATGACAGTTAAGGAAAACCTGATGGTGGCAGGTGGTTTTCATGGCGAGCTTATTTGCAAG AATTTGAATCAATCCGGAGTCGCATTCTGCAGTAAAATAAGTACAGATGATAATGCTATAACCAATGCAGTGGATGTTTTCCGCAATCCCAG TGGGTCGTTGAGGGTCATCGCAGCAAATAATGATTCCCAAGTTCGGGTTTTGGATGCAGAGAATTTTGCTTCTCTTGGTTGTTTTAAGTATGATTGGTCTGTTAAT AATGCTTCTGTTAGTCCGGATGGAAAGTTGTTGGCTGTTCTCGGGGACAGTACTGAGGGCTTGATAGCTGATGCTAATACTGGGAAG GTCACTGGAAACCTAAAAGGGCACTTGGACTATTCTTTCGCATCTGCATGGCACCCAAATGGACAAATATTGGCTACTGGAAATCAGGACACAACATGCAGATTGTGGGACATAAGAAACCTTTCACAGTCCATAGCAGTACTAAAGGGAAGAATGGGTGCAATAAGGGCCTTAAGGTTCACATCCGACGGACGGTTTTTGGCCATGGCTGAGCCAGCAGACTTTGTCCATATTTTTGATTCACAATCTGGTTATACACAAAGTCAAGAGATAGATATATTTGGCGAAATTGCTGGTGTATCTTTTAGCCCTGACACAGAGGCTCTGTTTGTTGGTGTTGCTGATCAAACATACGGTAGCTTGTTAGAGTTCACCAGAAAACATTATTATCAGTATCTAGACTGTATGATTTAA